A window from Drosophila yakuba strain Tai18E2 chromosome 3L, Prin_Dyak_Tai18E2_2.1, whole genome shotgun sequence encodes these proteins:
- the LOC6534878 gene encoding U4/U6 small nuclear ribonucleoprotein Prp3 isoform X2, whose protein sequence is MMAHAQREIEERKRALSNLRDKDPLLASVPSIGMPVALATQALAKKPTPEDSEKARKIAELQAQIRAKLTGNLASLIQPTAVAAAAAAAAQAQERPKPLILDDEGRTVDKSGRTINIPTVTPTLKANIRAKKREVFQRQTGLGERSESATSAQDEAIKYFDDRIAQKPTVRTKRTLRFHEPGKFQQLAERMRMKSQLERLQNEISQIARKTGISSATKLALIAPKQDMPDDVPAMEWWDSVILTQDLETVDEASGKISIRQTAISNLIEHPTQMKPPNEPMKPVYLPVFLTKKERKKLRRQNRREAWKEEQEKIRLGLVAPPEPKLRISNLMRVLGSEAVQDPTKMEQHVREQMAKRQKAHEDANNARKLTSEQKSEKKQRKLREDTSCGVHVSVYRIRDLQDNQSKKFKVETNAKQLQMTGSVVLFRDCCVVVVEGGPKQQKKYRRLMLTRIKWEEDIAKGNDGQDVPNSCVLVWEGTSQRRHFGEIKFKIFPMEKMAREFFQKHQVEHYWDLAYSGAVLEASTDQQ, encoded by the exons ATGATGGCCCATGCCCAGCGGGAGATCGAGGAACGCAAGCGGGCGCTTAGTAACCTGAGGGACAAGGATCCGTTGCTGGCATCAGTTCCTTCGATCGGAATGCCCGTCGCCCTAGCCACTCAAGCGCTGGCTAAAAAGCCCACGCCCGAGGACTCGGAGAAGGCCAGGAAGATTGCCGAATTGCAGGCGCAGATCAGGGCCAAGCTTACTGGTAATTTGGCCAGTTTGATTCAGCCAACTGCAGTGGCGgccgccgctgcagccgcCGCTCAGGCGCAGGAGCGACCCAAACCCCTAATCCTGGATGATGAAGGACGCACTGTGGACAAGAGCGGACGTACCATTAATATACCCACGGTGACACCAACTCTGAAAGCCAACATTCGCGCTAAGAAGCGTGAGGTGTTCCAGCGCCAAACGGGCTTGGGTGAACGGAGTGAGTCTGCCACTTCGGCACAGGATGAGGCCATCAAGTACTTTGACGACCGCATAGCCCAAAAGCCCACTGTTAGGACCAAGAGGACGTTGAGGTTCCACGAGCCCGGCAAGTTCCAGCAGCTGGCCGAACGAATGCGCATGAAGAGCCAGTTGGAGCGGCTCCAGAATGAGATTTCGCAAATAGCCCGTAAAACGGGGATTTCGTCGGCCACCAAGCTGGCATTGATTGCTCCTAAACAGGACATGCCGGACGACGTGCCTGCCATGGAGTGGTGGGACTCAGTTATACTTACCCAGGATCTGGAGACGGTGGACGAGGCAAGCGGTAAGATAAGCATACGCCAAACAGCCATAAGCAACCTTATAGAGCATCCCACACAAATGAAGCCGCCGA ATGAGCCCATGAAACCAGTGTATCTGCCGGTATTCCTCACCAAGAAAGAGCGCAAAAAGCTTCGTCGCCAAAACCGTCGCGAGGCATGGAAGGAAGAGCAGGAAAAAATCAGACTGGGTTTGGTGGCCCCACCAGAGCCAAAGCTGCGAATATCCAACCTGATGCGTGTACTTGGTTCAGAAGCCGTGCAGGACCCCACTAAAATGGAGCAGCATGTGCGGGAGCAGATGGCCAAGCGGCAGAAGGCGCACGAAGATGCCAACAACGCCCGCAAGCTGACCAGCGaacagaaaagcgaaaagaagCAGCGCAAGCTAAGAGAAGACACCAGCTGCGGTGTACATGTGAGCGTTTATCGCATACGAGATCTGCAGGACAACCAGAGCAAGAAGTTTAAGGTGGAGACCAATGCCAAGCAGCTGCAGATGACCGGCAGCGTGGTGTTGTTCCGCGATTGCTGTGTGGTGGTCGTGGAGGGTGGGCCCAAGCAGCAGAAAAAATATCGCAGACTCATGCTAACGCGCATTAAGTGGGAAGAGGACATCGCCAAGGGCAACGACGGCCAGGACGTGCCTAACTCATGCGTACTCGTCTGGGAGGGGACAAGTCAGCGTCGGCACTTTGGCGAGATCAAGTTTAAGATCTTTCCCATGGAAAAAATGGCCCGTGAGTTCTTTCAGAAGCACCAGGTTGAACACTACTGGGATCTGGCCTACTCAGGAGCCGTGCTTGAGGCCTCCACGGATCAACAGTAG
- the LOC6534878 gene encoding U4/U6 small nuclear ribonucleoprotein Prp3 isoform X1, giving the protein MSSIITRKDGDVDDQKFAKKRAAASDSRGGGGSALEAPKKSRFDVPEKNGGSGEKKEETAVAASLSSTQIKLMMAHAQREIEERKRALSNLRDKDPLLASVPSIGMPVALATQALAKKPTPEDSEKARKIAELQAQIRAKLTGNLASLIQPTAVAAAAAAAAQAQERPKPLILDDEGRTVDKSGRTINIPTVTPTLKANIRAKKREVFQRQTGLGERSESATSAQDEAIKYFDDRIAQKPTVRTKRTLRFHEPGKFQQLAERMRMKSQLERLQNEISQIARKTGISSATKLALIAPKQDMPDDVPAMEWWDSVILTQDLETVDEASGKISIRQTAISNLIEHPTQMKPPNEPMKPVYLPVFLTKKERKKLRRQNRREAWKEEQEKIRLGLVAPPEPKLRISNLMRVLGSEAVQDPTKMEQHVREQMAKRQKAHEDANNARKLTSEQKSEKKQRKLREDTSCGVHVSVYRIRDLQDNQSKKFKVETNAKQLQMTGSVVLFRDCCVVVVEGGPKQQKKYRRLMLTRIKWEEDIAKGNDGQDVPNSCVLVWEGTSQRRHFGEIKFKIFPMEKMAREFFQKHQVEHYWDLAYSGAVLEASTDQQ; this is encoded by the exons atgTCGTCCATTATCACGCGCAAGGATGGCGACGTCGACGACCagaaatttgccaaaaagcgtGCTGCCGCCTCAGATTCCAGAGGAGGTGGTGGAAGCGCCCTCGAAGCGCCCAAGAAATCCCGCTTCGATGTCCCGGAAAAGAATGGCGGTAGCGGTGAGAAGAAAGAAGAAACTGCCGTAGCCGCCTCGCTGAGTTCCACGCAGATCAAGCTGATGATGGCCCATGCCCAGCGGGAGATCGAGGAACGCAAGCGGGCGCTTAGTAACCTGAGGGACAAGGATCCGTTGCTGGCATCAGTTCCTTCGATCGGAATGCCCGTCGCCCTAGCCACTCAAGCGCTGGCTAAAAAGCCCACGCCCGAGGACTCGGAGAAGGCCAGGAAGATTGCCGAATTGCAGGCGCAGATCAGGGCCAAGCTTACTGGTAATTTGGCCAGTTTGATTCAGCCAACTGCAGTGGCGgccgccgctgcagccgcCGCTCAGGCGCAGGAGCGACCCAAACCCCTAATCCTGGATGATGAAGGACGCACTGTGGACAAGAGCGGACGTACCATTAATATACCCACGGTGACACCAACTCTGAAAGCCAACATTCGCGCTAAGAAGCGTGAGGTGTTCCAGCGCCAAACGGGCTTGGGTGAACGGAGTGAGTCTGCCACTTCGGCACAGGATGAGGCCATCAAGTACTTTGACGACCGCATAGCCCAAAAGCCCACTGTTAGGACCAAGAGGACGTTGAGGTTCCACGAGCCCGGCAAGTTCCAGCAGCTGGCCGAACGAATGCGCATGAAGAGCCAGTTGGAGCGGCTCCAGAATGAGATTTCGCAAATAGCCCGTAAAACGGGGATTTCGTCGGCCACCAAGCTGGCATTGATTGCTCCTAAACAGGACATGCCGGACGACGTGCCTGCCATGGAGTGGTGGGACTCAGTTATACTTACCCAGGATCTGGAGACGGTGGACGAGGCAAGCGGTAAGATAAGCATACGCCAAACAGCCATAAGCAACCTTATAGAGCATCCCACACAAATGAAGCCGCCGA ATGAGCCCATGAAACCAGTGTATCTGCCGGTATTCCTCACCAAGAAAGAGCGCAAAAAGCTTCGTCGCCAAAACCGTCGCGAGGCATGGAAGGAAGAGCAGGAAAAAATCAGACTGGGTTTGGTGGCCCCACCAGAGCCAAAGCTGCGAATATCCAACCTGATGCGTGTACTTGGTTCAGAAGCCGTGCAGGACCCCACTAAAATGGAGCAGCATGTGCGGGAGCAGATGGCCAAGCGGCAGAAGGCGCACGAAGATGCCAACAACGCCCGCAAGCTGACCAGCGaacagaaaagcgaaaagaagCAGCGCAAGCTAAGAGAAGACACCAGCTGCGGTGTACATGTGAGCGTTTATCGCATACGAGATCTGCAGGACAACCAGAGCAAGAAGTTTAAGGTGGAGACCAATGCCAAGCAGCTGCAGATGACCGGCAGCGTGGTGTTGTTCCGCGATTGCTGTGTGGTGGTCGTGGAGGGTGGGCCCAAGCAGCAGAAAAAATATCGCAGACTCATGCTAACGCGCATTAAGTGGGAAGAGGACATCGCCAAGGGCAACGACGGCCAGGACGTGCCTAACTCATGCGTACTCGTCTGGGAGGGGACAAGTCAGCGTCGGCACTTTGGCGAGATCAAGTTTAAGATCTTTCCCATGGAAAAAATGGCCCGTGAGTTCTTTCAGAAGCACCAGGTTGAACACTACTGGGATCTGGCCTACTCAGGAGCCGTGCTTGAGGCCTCCACGGATCAACAGTAG